A single Endozoicomonas sp. NE40 DNA region contains:
- the fabG gene encoding 3-oxoacyl-ACP reductase FabG, which translates to MSDFEGKVALVTGASRGIGRAIALELGRKGAIVVGTATTDSGAEKISATFDDADIRGCGMALNVTSADDCVAVVKAVTEEFGAPQILVNNAGITRDNILMRMKDDEWASVIDTNLNAIYRMSKAVLRGMTKARWGRIINISSVVGSMGNGGQSNYAATKAAAEGFARSLAKEVGSRNITVNSVAPGFIDTDMTKELPEAQREALQSQIPAARLGQPEEIAAAVAFLASEPAGYITGETLHVNGGMYMG; encoded by the coding sequence ATGTCTGATTTTGAAGGGAAAGTAGCACTTGTTACGGGTGCCAGCCGGGGGATTGGCCGGGCGATTGCACTGGAACTGGGGCGAAAGGGTGCCATTGTTGTAGGTACTGCGACCACTGACAGTGGTGCTGAGAAGATTTCTGCCACCTTTGATGATGCTGATATTCGCGGCTGTGGCATGGCGTTGAATGTGACTTCGGCGGATGATTGCGTAGCGGTTGTGAAAGCGGTGACTGAAGAATTTGGCGCGCCGCAGATTCTGGTGAACAATGCCGGTATCACCCGTGACAATATTCTGATGCGTATGAAGGATGACGAGTGGGCGTCGGTGATCGACACCAATCTGAACGCCATTTATCGCATGAGTAAGGCAGTACTGCGCGGTATGACAAAAGCCCGCTGGGGTCGCATTATCAATATCAGCTCTGTGGTGGGTTCCATGGGTAATGGTGGTCAGTCCAACTACGCGGCTACCAAGGCAGCGGCTGAAGGCTTTGCCCGGTCACTGGCTAAAGAAGTGGGTTCCCGTAATATTACGGTGAACTCAGTGGCGCCAGGGTTTATCGACACGGATATGACCAAAGAGTTGCCAGAAGCTCAGCGTGAGGCGCTGCAGAGCCAGATTCCGGCGGCGCGCCTCGGACAGCCGGAAGAAATCGCTGCTGCCGTAGCTTTTCTGGCCAGCGAGCCAGCCGGTTACATCACCGGAGAAACGCTGCATGTAAATGGCGGCATGTACATGGGTTAA
- the acpP gene encoding acyl carrier protein has protein sequence MSTIEERVKKIVCEQLGVKEEEVTISASFVEDLGADSLDTVELVMALEEEFETEIPDEEAEKITTVQEAIDYVVAHS, from the coding sequence ATGAGCACCATTGAAGAGCGCGTCAAAAAGATCGTTTGCGAACAGCTTGGCGTAAAAGAAGAGGAAGTCACCATCAGTGCGTCTTTCGTAGAGGATCTGGGCGCGGACTCTCTGGACACTGTTGAGCTGGTGATGGCTCTGGAAGAGGAATTCGAAACTGAGATTCCTGATGAAGAAGCTGAGAAAATCACCACTGTTCAGGAAGCTATCGACTACGTCGTAGCCCACTCCTGA
- the fabF gene encoding beta-ketoacyl-ACP synthase II has translation MSHRRVVVTGLGTLCPVGIGVAQSWQSVLAGQSGIHAIEHLDTENYSVKICGTVKNFQAGDFMNPKDARKMDVFIQYGMVAGIEAIKDAGLDTEGLITEDNAHRYGVAIGSGIGGLTTIENNYDTLQKSGPRRISPFFIPAAIINMAAGWLSMTYNLQGPNFATSTACASGSHSIGLAARTIAYGDADVMVAGGTEKGSSALGMTGFAAARALSSRNDEPELASRPWDKDRDGFVLGDGAAVVVLEEYEHAVRRGATIYAELSGVGMSGDAHHMTSPPEDGRGAARAMQSALDDAGLKPDQVSYINAHGTSTPVGDIAETRAIHKVFGAHAHKLAISSTKSMTGHLLGAAGSLEAVFAIKSLREQLAPPTINLVNPDEACDLDYVPDTFRRIQAEHVLTNSFGFGGTNITLAFSRLN, from the coding sequence TTGTCACACAGAAGAGTCGTTGTTACTGGTCTTGGTACTTTGTGTCCAGTGGGTATCGGTGTGGCCCAGAGCTGGCAATCAGTGCTGGCGGGGCAGAGTGGTATTCATGCCATTGAGCATCTGGATACTGAAAACTACAGCGTCAAAATCTGCGGTACGGTGAAAAATTTTCAGGCCGGGGATTTTATGAATCCCAAAGATGCCCGCAAAATGGACGTGTTTATACAGTACGGTATGGTGGCAGGAATTGAGGCGATCAAAGATGCCGGGCTGGATACAGAAGGACTTATTACGGAGGACAACGCCCACCGCTATGGTGTGGCTATTGGTTCCGGAATTGGTGGTCTGACCACGATTGAGAATAACTACGATACCCTGCAGAAAAGCGGACCGCGTCGTATTTCCCCGTTTTTTATTCCTGCCGCCATTATTAATATGGCAGCGGGCTGGCTCTCCATGACCTACAACCTTCAGGGACCTAATTTCGCCACCTCGACTGCCTGCGCCAGTGGGTCTCACTCCATTGGGCTGGCAGCCAGGACTATTGCTTACGGCGATGCTGACGTGATGGTGGCTGGCGGTACTGAAAAAGGTTCTTCTGCACTGGGAATGACCGGTTTCGCAGCAGCCCGGGCATTGTCGAGCCGAAACGATGAGCCGGAGCTGGCCAGTCGCCCCTGGGATAAAGACCGGGACGGCTTTGTATTGGGCGATGGTGCAGCCGTTGTGGTGTTGGAAGAGTATGAACATGCCGTTCGTCGTGGTGCAACTATTTATGCAGAACTCAGTGGTGTTGGCATGAGTGGCGATGCTCATCATATGACATCTCCACCTGAAGACGGTCGTGGTGCTGCCCGGGCCATGCAGTCGGCTCTTGATGATGCGGGCCTGAAACCTGACCAAGTGTCGTATATTAACGCGCACGGTACTTCAACGCCTGTGGGGGATATTGCTGAAACCCGGGCGATTCATAAAGTGTTTGGTGCTCATGCCCATAAACTGGCGATAAGTTCTACCAAGTCGATGACCGGACATCTGCTCGGTGCTGCCGGCTCGCTGGAAGCGGTTTTTGCCATTAAGTCTTTGCGGGAACAGCTGGCTCCTCCCACGATTAATCTGGTGAATCCTGACGAAGCCTGTGACCTGGATTATGTGCCGGATACATTCCGCAGGATTCAGGCTGAGCATGTGCTGACCAATTCATTTGGTTTTGGTGGCACCAATATTACTCTGGCATTCTCCAGGCTGAATTAA
- the pabC gene encoding aminodeoxychorismate lyase yields the protein MTTDFWVDGEPVSSIPVTDRGLAYGDGLFETVRVIKRDLTLPELHWQRLENSLNRLDIAVDIELLMSEVATFLSLQSSPDGVLKVLITRGSGGRGYNPAGCSGARRILSFHALPKHPDSNRNAGITLYPCSARLGHNSLAGMKHLNRLENVLARAEWGGTEFQEGLMLDLDGLLVEGTMSNLFLVKNGTLYTPALDRCGVSGVCREFILRQASGWGISVMVQELDEPALLDADEVFVCNSVNGVWPVARYRDISWQVGVVTATVRDRVLEVLNG from the coding sequence ATGACAACAGATTTTTGGGTTGATGGTGAGCCTGTCAGCAGCATACCGGTGACTGACCGGGGGCTGGCTTACGGGGATGGGCTGTTTGAAACGGTTCGGGTTATAAAACGTGACCTTACGTTGCCAGAGTTGCACTGGCAGAGACTGGAAAACAGCCTGAACCGACTGGATATAGCGGTCGATATTGAGCTGCTGATGAGTGAGGTGGCGACTTTCCTGTCGCTACAGTCGTCACCTGACGGGGTGTTAAAAGTACTGATCACCCGGGGTAGCGGCGGCCGTGGTTATAATCCGGCGGGCTGTTCCGGGGCGAGGCGGATTCTCTCTTTTCATGCTCTGCCGAAGCATCCGGACAGTAATCGCAATGCCGGTATCACCCTTTATCCCTGCTCAGCTCGCCTTGGTCATAATAGTCTGGCGGGAATGAAACACCTGAATCGTCTGGAAAACGTACTGGCAAGGGCTGAGTGGGGCGGTACAGAGTTTCAGGAAGGGTTAATGCTGGATCTGGATGGTTTGCTGGTTGAAGGTACAATGTCCAACCTGTTTCTGGTTAAAAATGGTACTCTATACACCCCGGCGTTGGATCGTTGCGGGGTAAGCGGCGTTTGTCGTGAATTTATTTTGCGTCAGGCATCTGGCTGGGGAATATCGGTTATGGTTCAAGAACTGGACGAGCCGGCTCTGCTGGATGCTGATGAAGTGTTTGTTTGTAACAGTGTTAACGGAGTCTGGCCTGTTGCCCGCTACAGGGATATCAGCTGGCAGGTGGGTGTGGTAACGGCAACCGTCAGGGATCGTGTTCTGGAAGTATTGAATGGTTAG
- the mltG gene encoding endolytic transglycosylase MltG has translation MVRKLLLGVFSGFFTLILLAGLAWMSLNWYAEQPLRENPDEVLEFTIRPGDSLIRVASRLSDAGWIEYPQVMRLLARIDNVAGGIHAGDYLIPGGINKHELLQMFVSGDVRYYEVVLVEGSTVGEALQALNGHEKLSQPLDDDALQKLLAELDIEGNPEGQFYPDTYFFESGDTVESVLRRANARMSSVLSEEWEARSDDLPYETPYEALIMASLIEKETGAEWERPEISGVFVRRLGKRMRLQTDPTVIYGMGDRYQGRLTRRMLREDTPYNTYTRHGLPPTPIALAGREAINAALNPKDGTTLYFVARGDGTHHFSETLAEHNRAVRKYQIVERRGDYRSTLEAQ, from the coding sequence ATGGTTAGGAAGTTACTGCTGGGGGTCTTCAGCGGGTTTTTTACATTGATTTTATTGGCGGGTCTGGCCTGGATGAGCCTGAACTGGTACGCCGAACAGCCTCTGAGAGAGAATCCGGATGAGGTGCTGGAGTTTACCATTCGTCCTGGTGATTCCCTGATTCGCGTTGCCAGCCGTCTGTCCGATGCAGGCTGGATTGAGTATCCCCAGGTGATGAGGCTGCTGGCGCGTATTGATAATGTGGCCGGTGGTATTCACGCCGGTGACTATCTGATTCCCGGTGGTATCAACAAGCATGAGCTGTTGCAGATGTTTGTCAGCGGCGATGTACGTTATTACGAGGTGGTGCTGGTTGAAGGCTCTACGGTGGGTGAAGCGTTACAGGCGCTGAACGGGCATGAAAAATTGTCACAGCCTCTGGATGACGATGCTTTGCAAAAGTTGCTGGCAGAGCTGGACATTGAAGGTAATCCGGAAGGACAGTTCTACCCCGATACTTACTTTTTTGAGTCCGGGGACACGGTTGAGTCGGTTCTTCGCCGGGCGAATGCTCGTATGAGCAGTGTGCTGTCAGAAGAGTGGGAAGCCAGAAGTGATGATCTGCCTTATGAAACCCCTTACGAGGCGTTAATCATGGCGTCGCTGATTGAAAAAGAAACTGGTGCAGAGTGGGAACGTCCGGAAATATCCGGTGTCTTTGTCCGTCGTCTGGGCAAGCGTATGCGCCTGCAGACCGACCCTACGGTGATTTACGGGATGGGTGATCGTTATCAGGGGCGCCTGACCCGTCGCATGTTGCGCGAAGATACGCCCTACAACACGTATACACGACACGGCTTGCCTCCGACGCCTATTGCCCTGGCAGGGCGGGAAGCGATCAATGCTGCATTAAATCCGAAAGACGGTACAACGCTTTATTTCGTTGCCAGGGGTGACGGGACGCATCATTTTTCAGAAACACTGGCGGAACATAATCGCGCCGTGCGAAAGTATCAAATAGTTGAACGCAGAGGGGACTATCGTTCGACCCTGGAGGCACAGTAA
- the tmk gene encoding dTMP kinase, whose translation MASANTGFFLTIEGCEGAGKTTAVNVIKQWLDSRGIEFTETREPGGTPMAENLRGLLLDHGDEQVADITELLLMFAARSQNLFHNIEPALERGQVVLCDRFTDATFAYQGGGRQLDVQQIATLETLVQGERRPDMTVLLDVEPKVGLARARHRAMEQGGKLDRIEQEAMDFFNRVRNTYLERARQFPEQFEVIDAGQPLEAVKAQLIKALERRLGDR comes from the coding sequence ATGGCATCAGCCAACACAGGATTTTTTCTGACCATTGAAGGTTGCGAAGGTGCAGGTAAAACCACGGCGGTAAATGTGATTAAGCAGTGGCTGGACAGTCGCGGCATTGAGTTTACAGAAACCCGTGAACCGGGTGGTACGCCGATGGCTGAAAATCTGCGCGGGTTGTTGCTGGATCATGGTGATGAGCAGGTTGCGGATATTACCGAACTGCTGTTGATGTTTGCAGCCCGTTCCCAGAACCTTTTCCACAACATTGAACCGGCGCTGGAGCGTGGCCAGGTGGTGTTGTGTGACCGCTTCACCGATGCCACCTTTGCTTATCAGGGCGGAGGCCGGCAGCTGGATGTTCAGCAGATTGCAACCCTTGAAACCCTGGTGCAGGGCGAACGCCGCCCGGATATGACCGTTCTGCTGGATGTTGAACCGAAAGTGGGGCTGGCGCGTGCTCGTCATCGTGCCATGGAGCAGGGCGGCAAACTGGATCGCATCGAACAGGAAGCGATGGATTTCTTTAACCGTGTGCGTAACACCTATCTGGAACGAGCCCGGCAATTCCCGGAACAGTTTGAAGTGATTGATGCCGGACAGCCGCTGGAAGCAGTTAAAGCGCAGTTGATTAAGGCGCTGGAGCGTCGGCTGGGAGATCGTTGA
- a CDS encoding DNA polymerase III subunit delta', with protein MADNWNPLPWQDGLWRQMVTRSQRDTLAHAYLLRGMTGVGKFQFARALAAYLLCKSPAQFRHCGHCKECELLKAGTHPDIAIIEPDEPGRPIRIDKIRRLTEFAHKTAQQGGRRVIIMNPAEAMNVNAANALLKCLEEPGEDTLFLLVSARAGDMLPTIRSRCQQLMFPCPDRVSALNWLGQCLDESLSSGTLLDLVGGAPLEARRFAEQGVLDKRQGLVKGVKGLLKGERSPVELAKEWQDADLVLTLSWLGSWLDDAVKVSLAGSDATGLRNQDLLKMLDYIAGKSPSRRILETRDWLIKQRQSLLEGGNLNAQMLMEGVFCRYLDLVV; from the coding sequence ATGGCTGATAACTGGAACCCGTTGCCCTGGCAGGACGGTCTGTGGCGGCAGATGGTGACCCGCAGCCAGCGTGACACGCTGGCGCATGCTTACCTGCTGCGGGGCATGACGGGTGTGGGCAAGTTCCAGTTTGCCAGGGCGCTGGCTGCTTATCTGCTGTGCAAATCTCCGGCACAGTTTCGGCACTGTGGTCACTGCAAGGAGTGTGAGCTGCTGAAAGCCGGTACTCATCCTGACATTGCGATTATAGAACCGGATGAGCCGGGCAGGCCGATTCGTATTGATAAAATCCGCAGGTTAACTGAGTTTGCCCATAAAACGGCGCAGCAGGGTGGACGGAGAGTGATCATTATGAACCCGGCTGAAGCGATGAATGTGAACGCTGCCAATGCGCTGCTGAAGTGTCTGGAAGAGCCTGGTGAAGACACTCTGTTCCTGCTGGTCAGTGCTCGTGCTGGCGATATGTTGCCCACCATTCGCAGCCGCTGTCAGCAGCTGATGTTTCCCTGTCCTGATCGTGTGTCAGCCCTGAACTGGCTGGGTCAGTGCCTGGATGAAAGCCTGTCATCCGGAACCCTGCTGGATCTGGTCGGTGGTGCGCCACTGGAGGCAAGACGGTTTGCGGAGCAGGGTGTGCTTGATAAACGACAGGGGTTGGTGAAAGGGGTGAAAGGGCTGTTAAAAGGCGAGCGATCCCCGGTGGAACTGGCTAAGGAATGGCAGGACGCAGATCTGGTGCTGACCCTCAGCTGGCTGGGAAGCTGGCTGGATGATGCGGTTAAAGTGAGTCTTGCAGGCAGTGATGCCACTGGGTTGCGTAATCAGGATCTGCTCAAGATGCTGGACTATATTGCCGGTAAATCGCCTTCAAGGCGGATACTGGAGACGCGGGACTGGTTGATAAAACAGCGGCAATCCCTGCTGGAGGGGGGCAACCTGAATGCGCAGATGTTGATGGAAGGGGTGTTCTGCCGATACCTTGATTTAGTCGTCTGA
- a CDS encoding PilZ domain-containing protein: MNRGKGGMSGILSLTIKDSSSLYASYMPYISGGGLFIPTSRSYQLGDEVFIRLSLMDEPEKIPVPGKVIWVTPVGAQGGREAGIGVQFTDPTDAVRSKIETYLTGSLQSDRPNSTM; encoded by the coding sequence ATGAACCGTGGGAAAGGTGGGATGTCAGGGATTTTGTCCCTGACTATTAAGGACTCTTCCTCGCTTTATGCGTCCTATATGCCGTATATCTCCGGAGGCGGTCTGTTTATACCAACGTCCCGTTCTTACCAGTTGGGTGATGAGGTGTTTATCCGGCTGTCGCTGATGGATGAGCCTGAAAAAATCCCGGTTCCGGGGAAAGTGATCTGGGTAACGCCTGTCGGCGCTCAGGGCGGACGGGAAGCGGGGATTGGTGTTCAGTTTACCGACCCTACCGACGCTGTTCGCTCTAAAATTGAAACGTACCTGACGGGCTCGCTGCAATCGGATCGGCCCAACAGTACGATGTGA
- a CDS encoding TatD family hydrolase: protein MLIDSHCHLDRLKLDQYDGDLDRAVQAARDAGVERMLCIGIDMDNAGAVVDIASRYDDVFASVGVHPLEKDKPEPSLEQLVHLASDNHVVAIGETGLDYYYSKDNIPTQQQRFITHLEAARQCSLPVIIHTRDAREDTLALLDEHADQECSGVLHCFTESWDMAKAAMDMNFYISVSGIVTFRNADALRDVVRKMPMDRLLIETDSPYLAPVPHRGKSNEPKYLPDVARFVASLKGVSEETLIQKTAENFFKLFSLAS from the coding sequence ATGTTGATTGACTCTCATTGCCACCTCGACCGGCTGAAGCTGGATCAATACGATGGCGATCTTGATCGTGCTGTGCAGGCGGCCCGTGACGCGGGTGTGGAAAGGATGCTGTGTATCGGTATTGATATGGACAATGCCGGTGCAGTTGTTGATATTGCCAGCCGTTACGACGATGTCTTTGCTTCTGTCGGTGTTCATCCTCTGGAAAAAGATAAGCCTGAACCTTCGCTGGAGCAGCTGGTTCATCTGGCCAGTGATAATCATGTTGTTGCTATCGGTGAAACGGGTCTGGATTACTATTATTCCAAAGACAACATTCCAACTCAGCAACAGCGTTTTATCACTCATCTGGAAGCAGCCAGACAGTGCTCTCTGCCTGTGATTATTCATACCCGTGACGCCCGTGAAGATACTCTGGCGCTGCTGGATGAGCATGCTGATCAAGAATGTTCAGGTGTTCTGCACTGTTTTACCGAAAGCTGGGATATGGCGAAAGCGGCCATGGATATGAATTTTTATATCTCTGTTTCCGGCATTGTGACTTTCCGCAATGCTGACGCTCTGCGCGATGTGGTTAGAAAAATGCCTATGGATCGGCTGTTGATTGAAACTGATTCACCCTATCTGGCTCCGGTACCTCACCGGGGTAAATCCAACGAACCAAAATATCTGCCGGATGTCGCAAGGTTTGTGGCTTCGCTTAAAGGTGTTTCCGAAGAAACTCTTATTCAGAAGACGGCGGAAAACTTTTTTAAACTGTTTTCTCTGGCAAGCTGA
- a CDS encoding chromate transporter, with the protein MVFINLFFAFFRIGLLSFGGGLAMIPMYLTEVEKHGWMTQSEFMDIVAVSQMTPGPIAVNMASYVGSSAAGWAGAIVATTALALPSVLVILALTTVLSRLKDNPWKNAFFFGIKSAAMALIFYAGWLIASDTLYASLNEGQWMTAAKGLLIAGGCYLTRTCWSKLEPVLLILVSGVIGAIFFGA; encoded by the coding sequence ATGGTCTTTATTAATCTGTTTTTTGCCTTCTTCCGAATCGGCTTGCTCAGCTTTGGCGGCGGCCTGGCAATGATCCCCATGTACCTGACTGAAGTTGAGAAGCATGGCTGGATGACCCAGAGCGAATTCATGGACATTGTCGCGGTTTCCCAGATGACACCCGGCCCCATTGCCGTGAATATGGCCAGTTATGTCGGCAGCAGCGCAGCTGGCTGGGCCGGGGCGATAGTGGCTACTACTGCACTGGCATTACCCTCTGTGCTGGTTATTCTGGCATTGACCACCGTTTTAAGCCGCCTGAAGGACAACCCCTGGAAAAACGCTTTTTTCTTTGGCATCAAGTCCGCCGCCATGGCGCTGATTTTCTATGCAGGCTGGCTGATTGCCAGCGACACCCTGTATGCCAGCCTTAATGAAGGGCAATGGATGACAGCAGCCAAAGGGTTACTGATCGCTGGCGGCTGCTATCTGACCAGAACCTGCTGGTCGAAACTGGAGCCGGTTTTGTTGATACTGGTCTCAGGTGTCATTGGTGCAATTTTCTTTGGTGCCTGA
- a CDS encoding chromate transporter — protein MLLKLFLTFFRLGAVTFGGGYAMMALLEQELVENNEWMTGEELLEITAIAQITPGTIAINAATFVGRRMAGIPGAVTASAAVVLPPLLIVGFLASYLPVWLNLPWLQGAFLGMRYAVAALIFHAAVKMLCSNVTTALGRALFSAAFLALLLTPVHPLMIILVGGAVGMSLYAGNALPDQNTVAKGSQ, from the coding sequence ATGCTGCTGAAACTGTTTTTAACTTTTTTTAGACTGGGCGCAGTCACCTTTGGTGGTGGTTACGCCATGATGGCACTGCTCGAACAGGAGCTGGTAGAAAACAATGAATGGATGACCGGCGAGGAGTTGCTGGAAATCACAGCGATCGCCCAGATCACTCCCGGCACCATTGCCATAAACGCTGCTACCTTTGTTGGACGACGCATGGCGGGTATTCCCGGCGCTGTTACCGCTTCTGCTGCGGTAGTTCTGCCGCCACTGCTGATCGTTGGCTTTCTTGCCAGCTACCTGCCTGTCTGGCTGAACCTGCCCTGGTTGCAGGGGGCTTTTCTGGGAATGCGTTATGCCGTTGCTGCCCTGATTTTTCATGCAGCAGTCAAAATGCTCTGTTCCAACGTAACCACCGCACTGGGGCGTGCTCTTTTTTCCGCAGCATTCCTTGCCCTGCTGCTGACACCCGTACACCCACTGATGATAATTCTTGTGGGCGGTGCTGTAGGCATGAGCTTATACGCCGGTAACGCTCTGCCGGATCAGAATACAGTGGCAAAAGGGAGTCAGTAA
- a CDS encoding Na(+)-translocating NADH-quinone reductase subunit A has protein sequence MIKIKQGLDLPISGSPEQTITEGRAVRSVAVIGSDYVGMKPTMAIAAGDRVKKGQLLFTDKKTPGVRYTAPASGTIAAVNRGEKRVLQSVVIDIDGNEEETFTAYKTEELAGLTAEQVQENLNESGLWTALRTRPFSKVPELGSRPNSVFVTAIDTHPLAANPEVVIAEHKEAFETGITVLGKLSGGKIFLCKAPGARIPASIATAEEFDGPHPAGLAGTHIHFLDPVSANKTVWTISYQDVIAVGKLFTTGKLFTDRVVALAGPQVEKPRLVRTRLGANTDELTAGEMKAGTNRVISGSVFGGRTAEGAFAFLGRYHNQLSVLENSDERLFLGWANPTVKRHSVLKVLFGRKNLDFTTTTNGGERAMVPVGQYEKVMPLDVLATQLLRAIVVGDTEQAQKLGALELDEEDLSLCSYVCAGKYEYGPILRDNLTRIEVEG, from the coding sequence ATGATCAAAATCAAACAGGGGCTGGATCTCCCGATTTCAGGATCGCCTGAACAGACCATTACAGAGGGCCGAGCGGTACGCTCCGTCGCTGTGATCGGTTCTGACTACGTAGGCATGAAGCCTACGATGGCGATCGCTGCTGGAGATCGAGTTAAAAAAGGGCAACTGCTCTTTACCGACAAAAAAACACCAGGAGTGCGTTACACCGCTCCTGCCAGTGGCACCATTGCTGCTGTGAACCGTGGTGAAAAGCGTGTTCTTCAGTCTGTTGTAATCGATATCGATGGCAACGAAGAAGAAACCTTTACTGCCTACAAAACTGAAGAGCTGGCTGGTCTGACTGCCGAGCAGGTTCAGGAGAACCTGAACGAGTCCGGTCTGTGGACTGCACTGCGCACCCGTCCGTTCAGCAAAGTGCCTGAGCTGGGTTCCCGTCCGAACTCTGTCTTTGTGACCGCTATCGACACTCACCCTCTGGCAGCAAACCCGGAAGTGGTTATCGCTGAGCACAAGGAAGCGTTTGAGACCGGTATCACTGTTCTGGGCAAACTGAGCGGCGGCAAGATCTTCCTGTGTAAAGCACCGGGCGCACGCATTCCTGCGAGCATCGCTACTGCTGAAGAGTTCGACGGTCCTCACCCTGCAGGTCTGGCTGGTACTCACATCCATTTCCTGGACCCTGTGAGCGCTAACAAGACTGTCTGGACCATTAGCTATCAGGACGTCATCGCTGTCGGCAAACTGTTTACCACCGGTAAATTGTTTACTGACCGTGTCGTTGCCCTGGCCGGTCCACAGGTTGAAAAGCCACGTCTGGTTCGCACCCGTCTGGGCGCCAACACCGACGAGCTGACCGCTGGCGAAATGAAAGCCGGTACCAACCGTGTGATTTCCGGTTCCGTATTCGGTGGCCGTACCGCTGAAGGCGCTTTTGCTTTCCTGGGTCGTTACCACAACCAGCTGTCCGTTCTGGAAAACAGCGATGAGCGTCTGTTCCTCGGCTGGGCTAATCCAACGGTTAAGCGTCACTCTGTACTGAAAGTGCTGTTCGGTCGTAAGAATCTGGACTTCACGACTACAACCAACGGTGGCGAGCGTGCCATGGTTCCGGTTGGTCAGTATGAAAAAGTGATGCCTCTGGATGTTCTGGCGACTCAGCTGCTGCGTGCCATTGTGGTAGGCGACACTGAGCAGGCTCAGAAACTGGGCGCGCTGGAACTGGACGAAGAAGATTTGTCCCTGTGCTCTTATGTGTGCGCGGGCAAGTACGAGTACGGTCCGATCCTGCGTGACAACCTGACTCGTATTGAAGTGGAGGGCTGA
- a CDS encoding Na(+)-translocating NADH-quinone reductase subunit C, which translates to MGNDSIKKTLLVTILLSLACSIVVSFAAVSLKPIQDQNVVLDVQRNILSISGLAQNAKSLDAAEVEKLYAQVRPALVDLKTGKYVQASEKEIAAYDQRAAAKDPAESRALKGSQDIASINRQANVAKVYLIEKDGKTESIMLPVHGYGLWSTMYGFLALDINDLDTVVGFGFYDQAETPGLGGEVDNPTWKGRWPGKKVYDTKGDVALHVIKGAVDPSNPNASEQIDGLAGATLTANGVSNLLQFWMGDQGFKPFLTNLKAGDA; encoded by the coding sequence ATGGGTAACGATTCTATTAAAAAGACCCTGCTGGTCACCATCCTGCTGTCTCTGGCCTGCTCTATCGTGGTGTCATTTGCAGCGGTGTCCCTGAAGCCAATTCAGGATCAGAACGTCGTTCTGGACGTACAGCGTAACATTCTGAGCATTTCCGGTCTGGCGCAAAACGCCAAGTCACTGGATGCTGCAGAGGTTGAGAAACTGTACGCACAGGTGAGACCTGCTCTGGTTGACCTGAAAACCGGTAAATACGTTCAGGCTTCCGAAAAGGAAATTGCTGCTTACGATCAGCGTGCTGCGGCGAAAGATCCGGCTGAGTCCCGTGCTCTGAAAGGTTCTCAGGACATTGCCAGCATCAACCGTCAGGCCAATGTTGCCAAGGTTTACCTGATTGAGAAAGACGGTAAAACGGAAAGCATCATGCTGCCAGTACACGGCTATGGTCTGTGGTCTACCATGTACGGCTTCCTGGCCCTGGACATCAACGACCTGGACACTGTCGTAGGTTTTGGTTTCTACGATCAGGCGGAAACTCCGGGTCTGGGTGGTGAAGTTGACAACCCAACCTGGAAAGGTCGCTGGCCTGGCAAGAAGGTATACGACACCAAGGGTGACGTGGCTCTGCACGTAATCAAGGGCGCTGTTGATCCTTCCAACCCGAATGCGTCTGAGCAGATCGATGGTCTGGCAGGTGCAACCCTGACCGCGAATGGCGTGTCCAACCTGCTCCAGTTCTGGATGGGTGACCAGGGCTTCAAGCCATTCCTGACTAACCTGAAAGCGGGAGATGCGTAA